The Flavobacteriales bacterium genome contains the following window.
ATGCAACGAAGAACGAACGGTTCACTTATGTTGTTGGTGCACGATACAAGACCAATCAGTACGTATTAAAAAGCCTGGACACCGACGGATCTTATAAACCATTTTTCGCAGACTTTCAGGGCTTCATTACTTATAGAATCAATCCTAAACTCAAATGGGAAGGCCTAACAAACTGGTCAAGAAATACCTACCGCGTGGTTCCTCAAAGCAGAACTACGGAGTTCGGCACGGTTAAGCAGGCCCTGCAACTCCGCGTGTTCTTTGATGGTCAGGAAATCGATGCATTCGACACCTATTTTGGCGCCACCACACTGAACTTCGAGCCGGACCCGATCACCAATATCCGGCTGATAGGTTCGGCATTCCGCACTTTTGAAAGCGAGACTTTTGATGTCATGGGGCAGTATTACCTCGACGAACTGGAAACGGATTTTGGCAAAGATGACTTTGGCAATGTAGCGTTCAACAGGGGTGTCGGAACATTTTTGAATCATGCCAGAAACTATCTTGATGCGACGGTTCTGAATGGTACCATCAACGCCACCCGTAAACAGGATTTCACAGATTACCAGTTTGAGTTCACCGCCAGCAAGGAAATGATCAATGATCAGTTAAGTGAATGGAACCTGATTGATTCCGCGGGTTTTTCCTTACCACAGGCACCGGGGAATGCAATCATCCTGCAGGATGTTGTCAAAGCGAAACTGGCACTTGAAGCTACCCGGTTTGCCGGTTATGCACAGGTGCACTGGCAACTGAATGACAGTACAGAGACTGAAATAACAGCCGGCTTGCGCACACACTACTGGGATGTGAATGAACAGTTACTGATCAGTCCCCGAGCCTCCATTTCATTTAAGCCCAAATGGAAAAGGGAGGTCATTTTGAGGGCTGCTTCCGGGTTTTACTACCAACCTCCTTTCTATCGCGAACTCCGGAGTATCGAAGGTAAACTGAACAAGAAAATACGCGCCCAGCAATCCATCCATTTTATCGCCGGTGGTGATTACTTTTTCAAAGCCTGGAACCGGAACTTCAAGTTGGTCTCCGAAGTATATTTCAAGAAGTTGAACAACCTGATCCCTTACGAAGTGGACAATGTCAGAATCCGCTACTTTGCCACGAATAACGCACGAGGATATGCCACTGGGATCGACTTTAAACTGAATGGAGAATTTGTGGAAGGCGTCGACTCCTGGTTCAACCTTTCTGTCATGCAGGTAAGAGAAGACCTGAATGATGATTTCTACATTGACACTGCAGGGGTTCGTCAGGAGCCGGGATTCATAC
Protein-coding sequences here:
- a CDS encoding carboxypeptidase-like regulatory domain-containing protein; this translates as MGRIASILCFLFASLVSFAQDTARVHGQITTIDNKPIGGVHVSLEGTTSGTWSDEHGKYEIMVPSGNQVTIVFSHISFGRLTEQIAVSGKKDVKLDKQLKIHSNVLPVLEFEQIRKRESEMMTSIDPKPAATLPSPNPSIEALIKVVGIGVSSTNELSSQYNVRGGNFDENLVYVNGIQVYRPFLVRSGQQEGMSFVNPDMVSGILFSAGGFEAKYGDKMSSVLDIKYTQPTEFAGTVSASLLGGSVHLENATKNERFTYVVGARYKTNQYVLKSLDTDGSYKPFFADFQGFITYRINPKLKWEGLTNWSRNTYRVVPQSRTTEFGTVKQALQLRVFFDGQEIDAFDTYFGATTLNFEPDPITNIRLIGSAFRTFESETFDVMGQYYLDELETDFGKDDFGNVAFNRGVGTFLNHARNYLDATVLNGTINATRKQDFTDYQFEFTASKEMINDQLSEWNLIDSAGFSLPQAPGNAIILQDVVKAKLALEATRFAGYAQVHWQLNDSTETEITAGLRTHYWDVNEQLLISPRASISFKPKWKREVILRAASGFYYQPPFYRELRSIEGKLNKKIRAQQSIHFIAGGDYFFKAWNRNFKLVSEVYFKKLNNLIPYEVDNVRIRYFATNNARGYATGIDFKLNGEFVEGVDSWFNLSVMQVREDLNDDFYIDTAGVRQEPGFIPRPSDQRVNLGIYFQDYLPKNPTYKVHLSLLFGTGLPFGPPTQKRYQQTYRMPPYRRVDIGFSKQLADEEGQADRRGLFRQFKSLWLSMEVFNLLQVNNVISYLWVKDVTNEQYAVPNYLTSRQLNIRITGKF